The following coding sequences are from one Fusibacter sp. A1 window:
- a CDS encoding nucleotidyltransferase domain-containing protein codes for MDNYIERLIDYLLVKYKCDTVILYGSYARGDFTAESDVDLVCFRESEIDLNDTGIFEGKQLDVWVMSKKALLAPQDFLHIREGIVLVDKDASGEKLLKTVDDMYACGPEKKERKDKLFLIDWMNKMYLRSTKGDIEGTYRYYWLVRDILEIYFELHDLWYEGPKKSLSWLELNDTVFYNHYEKVLRDKVLSVEMRALIEYLSESLMVNDQLEEAILPNKQ; via the coding sequence ATGGACAATTATATTGAACGCCTAATCGATTACTTACTAGTGAAATACAAGTGCGATACAGTCATACTTTATGGCTCATATGCTCGTGGTGATTTTACTGCAGAAAGCGATGTAGATCTTGTGTGTTTTAGAGAGAGTGAGATCGATTTGAACGATACCGGTATCTTTGAAGGAAAACAGCTTGATGTTTGGGTGATGAGCAAGAAGGCTCTATTAGCACCACAAGACTTTCTTCATATTCGGGAAGGGATAGTTCTAGTTGACAAGGATGCTTCTGGAGAGAAACTTTTAAAAACAGTAGATGATATGTACGCATGTGGTCCTGAAAAGAAAGAGCGAAAGGACAAACTCTTCCTGATAGACTGGATGAATAAAATGTACCTTCGTTCAACGAAGGGGGATATTGAGGGAACTTATCGCTACTACTGGCTTGTGAGAGACATTCTGGAGATCTACTTCGAGTTACATGACTTATGGTATGAAGGACCAAAAAAGAGCTTAAGTTGGTTAGAATTGAATGACACAGTCTTTTATAACCACTACGAAAAGGTGTTGAGAGATAAGGTTTTATCTGTTGAAATGAGAGCACTAATTGAATATCTTTCAGAATCTCTAATGGTAAATGATCAGTTGGAAGAAGCGATTCTACCGAACAAGCAATAG